attggttttgttgaattattgttGATTTGGAAATCTGGGATTGTGGTTTTGATGGTAGTTGGTGAAAGGCATGTTGGTATGGACCGTCCAATTGAGGAGCTGGCTACATTGGAAGCTGATGAAGCTGAGAAGTTGCTTCGTGACTTGGGAATGCCGGTAACTTTTTCGCTCTCCTAGTGCGTGTGTCGTATTAATTATTTGCATACTGTTATATAGTCTTCGTCTGTGGGGAGGTGAGTGAATTGTGTATTTTTATGTTGATTAGTTTAATTGGTGAAGTGATGGTTGGAGGAAGTCCAAATACATGCCTGAcatgtatttgcaaaaacatgccaaccccaaataaaaagataaatgtaaatgttaaatatttttggggggaaatgtataacggaattgtaaatttgtaaaacgGGGTGGTGATTTGGCATTGCTGAGttggtattggtattacaaaaatggtattggtattacaaaaatggtactaaacttttttttaaatggtactcgttttgtactaaattttataaagtggtattaatatcacaaaaatggtgctaaatattttaaaattgtaTTCATAGGATCCAAGTTGGCAAACGGGGTTGActattcaacaatttcaaaatggctgggaaattacaaacaagcccatggcatgtatttcataatacatgccTGGCTGCGATTTTGACGCCCTCGTGATGGTTGTGCTAGAAACATGGGGTTTAAAGGGCGAAGACGCATTCACATTCTCTtgaaatttagaaagaaaagcAGAATAGTAATGTTTGTAATGGTTTTGGGAACGGGTACTTActacatactacctccgtttcacaatagatgcatcatttcttttttcacgtatcccaacatgcttctttgaacattaatatctctaattgcgtgtaagtaaaaattataaaatattgatatttgaaattctcacattgatacgaatttaacaagatctcacttgactatgtttgtttttacataatgtgaaagaataattgtcaaagttagttaataaatagtgtccaaaagagaaatgatgcatctattgtggaacggaggaagtaggtATGAATATGAATTGTAACCTGGCATAATGGTATTTCCCTGAATTGAGGGCTGTCGAGTTCATAACAGGTGTGGACATTTTATCATTCATGAAACAGACTTTTTAGGGGTTTGACTAAAAGTGTTTTAGGAGGTTTTGAATAATATGAACAAAACTGTTAGGAGGCCCGTCATTTCTCTGAATTTCATAGAGGTTAACTTTAGCAAGAACTGGAAAGAGGGCAGGTAATCAATTCTTAAActtatttgttcttttcccgGGGGGTGGGGGTTGGGGGGCGGGCTGTTTCTTCAGACTTGTAGACACTACTAATTGCTGAGATGCCTTAGTTACCCATTTGTTGTATTATGATGATGCTTGGAGGCATTTCCTACTGCCATTGGGCTTGGTGCCTATCGAATTCTGCTTGCTCATAATATTTGTCTGTGGTTAATTTTCAGGCTCCCTTTTCTGCTACACGTTCCCCTCGTGGAATATTTTGCACTCGTACCCTGAATCTCCGGTCAATTAGCGCTATTGGATATGATATGGACTACACATTGATACATTATAACGTCATGGTAATCTGTACTCATCTATTTCATCTTCTGAGCTCTTAGTAAAATAGGCATATCAATTCTGAGTGAGTTGCTTTGCCTGCCTCAGACTCAGTAGTGTCATAAATTTGCTCTTTGCTGCAAATTACTTGTTTATTTCGCATGAGCTGCATCATAAATAGCTCTTCTAGCTGTTAATACTTCCTCACCCCTGGTTGTTCTGTTACAGCTATTAGGAGTGATTACTACATCTAGTACCTTAACTTAGCTACTTTCTCTTTCTTGAAGCTTTCTTCAGGCCTAGATTTCGTAAATGGAATTATTCTTAACTgattttattcaagcatgtgTTGTGAGTCACTTTCTATCAACCATATTACGTGAAATGGGATTTAGGGAAAGTAGGTTTGAGCAAGTTTAGACGTGAGCAAGTTTAGATGACATATGGGAAATGATTGATCTGACTTCCTAAAATATTTGTATTATTTCCATTTGAAGTGACTAGCCTTTCTCTAGTAGCAAATCAAGTTTTTCCCATTTGGTAGATTTTTGAGCTTTATATTAGGAAGTGCTTACTTCGATTCGTTTGGGGCATGGATCTATGCTCTGGCCTTGAAACTCTTTTGGTGCTACGTTCTTAATCACATCCAAGCTCTTGTTATTTCTTTTGCTAGCTTACGTATAATTGGTGATCAGCACTCACATTTCTGATAGTGGTGAGGCTCGTCACTCGTGAGGGTTGGGGAAAAGGGACATAAGTATCTCTCCAAATTTTGCACAGTATACGTAGTTATGTTCTATTTTTCTTGCTATCCTCACACCCTCTGCTTGTGCCTCCCTTTCCCTCTCTCTCCATTCCCCCCCTCTGTTTTTGCCCTTTCTTCATTTCgtcattttctttttcatctCATTGGACTACCATTTCTTCGTCTCCTTCCATGTTCAATATGTACGGTATAAAAAAACATCTCTCATTCCTTCTCAGAGGAAGAACCAGTTTTCTACTTTTGAAAGGAATATGTTAATATGTTTCAGCTGAATTGCATTATTACTCCCTTGCGGATTATCCTTGAGAATCAAGCTATGGTCTTAACTGCATACAGGAAACTACAATTGTCAAAAtggaaatatattaaaagaaaaaCGTGTGTTGATTTGAATGATCGTATTTTTTATGGATTTTTtcccaacataatcaagctaaaTCCCAATTATAaggtttttcctttttcttccaTAGTAAAAATTTCATCTTTATCTTCTCCATGTTAAAATCAGATTCTTTAGCTTTACATATATTTATGCCCCTCTTCTGTAAAAGGAGGTTTTTGTCTTTGATTTTGTCTTTGATTCTGATTAACGGAGTATGATGAACAACAATGTACAATAATATTTTGAAACCAATTACTGCCTAATGAACACATGTTAGCACATGGACAAATAGTACTCCCACAGACTTACATGCTCACCTGCCCACCCGCAAAGGGCGCACAATTAGAAACATACATGCATACACATACATATGTCAAAAGTGGAATAAGTGAGTGTGGTTGGTAAGGATTGCTGATCTAGGCAGCAGATTCTGGGGTTTCTGTGGAATATGAAATATGATGAAGCGACTCTTTAAGTCCTTGTGGTTGGTAAGGATTACTGATCAAGGCAGTAATATGGTGAAGCCACTCTTTGAGTTCTTGAGGTGTTCTATTATGCTTCAAAATTAGGTGTTTGGATGTGGAGCTTTCTCTGATAGGGTGGGTATGGAGTAGTATATATATTTGGTATCTAGTTATGTTTAACACATTTTGGCTTGTCTTTCTTCTTTCTACCTATTTTATGTGTTTTAACCTACTTTTTGGATTTTTGCTCTAGGCCTGGGAAGGACGAGCATATGATTATTGCATGGAGAACTTGAGGAATGTGGGGTTTCCTGTTGATGGCCTTGCTTTCGATCCGAACTTGGTGAGGTTTTTTTGTTGCTTCTGTTATGCAGAATTGCAGACAAGCTATTATGTCCGACACTAATCAAGTAGCATCTATGGATTGTTTGCTTTGGTTTACATCAACTTGTCACTCTTGCTAGGTTATCAGAGGTCTTGTGATAGATAAAGAGAAAGGCAACCTAGTTAAGGCAGATCGATTTGGTTATATAAAGAGGGCCATGCATGGAACGACAATGCTATCGACAAAAGCCGTGAGGTAATCATGAACTTTCCTGTCTGTTTAAAATTAAATGGTTTTGATCTCTGTCATTATCCACTTGATTAGGAGATATTGAGAAGGTGTGgacctttgtttccttttttgttttttaatatattttactCCATTTTAGTATTTTTTTATGGGGGTGGGAGGGGAAGAGCGGGAGTGGTTTCTCTACATATTTCAATAATTATCTAATAAAACTTCAGTTTGTCGATCTTTAGGAAGCTAATAGAGTCTTGATCTTTTCAAGACGGAGTATTTTTTATCTTACATCATGCTCCTAAAATTATACTTAACTGTgttccttaaatattgcaccatggttgactttacgCTTCCAAACgcatactttgactcttaatatctcgaactatgtataagtaaaaattataaaattttatatttagaaaatatatcgatacgaatctaacaataTCTCACATTACTACAATTTTTCTTAGGTAGAAATGACAAGATGAACAAAGGTctaatgtgaatagtgtaaaaaacaagatggtgcgatatttattgaacggaggaagtatacaaTTCATTGTAAAAGACACAAAAAGTTTAAAGTAAAAGAACATATCTCAACTTCATTCATAAAAGAACAATATTTCATCCTTATATTACATGCAGTAGAAAGAACAGACAGTTCAATATGCAAGTACAATAAAAGGACATACAAGTATAACTGGGCTCATAATGCACATAATgctcccgggtgaacagaataacAATCGAAAATCCCCTTGTCATCATGGGGTTTAATCCAGAAACTCCTTTAAATTActttcatttaattaaaaatttccCGTTTCTCCTTAAAGTAATGTACTAATATTTATCTCAAGTGAAAGAGCTACACGTTTTCTTTTAGTACTATGTCTTGCCCTTCAACTTGTCTCCTTTCAACCTATGCATTTGTTCTCATCTTCTTGTTCCTTTATTTTCTGACATTAAAATTACCCCAATGCCTCTAAAGAGATTTTTCCTTGCCGAGTGTGGTGTTTGCTGCCTTACCCCCTCCAAGAATAAAGAGGCTCTTTCTGATTGATCCTGAAATCATTAGGTTAATGACTCTGTCAGTTGTCCAATGAGTCATATTGATTTATTATAATGGAATCCCCAAATCAAAGAAAGTGAATCTTTGTCTCTGACTCTCtgttggaaatgaacatttaagaAAAAAGTTCCTtctatttaaaaaagaaaaactctTTCAGAACactttttttgttgttgaaaatgaaGCACAACTTGATAACGTTTTCTTAAGAAATTTCAGTTATCACTTGTATCTAATAATTTTTACAAATAATAGATGTCCCATCTTCCGATAAATACCTGAatccttattttttttaaataatatttgtaCTATAGTTGTGCCCTTCGGCTGTGGAAGTCAAGCAAAAGCATCAAAATGAGTATAAAGTCCCAGACTTTAGATAAAGTATCCTTGACTAGGGTTCTTGGTTGCATTGTATGAAAGAAGTGTTGCTGATTAGTTTGATTCAAGACCGTATCATATAGCGAGAATAGAGATGTTTCTAGTAGCTTTTACCTTCTTGTATAATTCATGGCATAATTGGCTGGTTCTACAATTTTGCAATCCTGTTAGATTCACCATCTTTGCCACCATTTCCATCTGCCAACTAAAATTTGTGGGCTTGTGGCTGGCCAAGTGGCTAAGCTGAGTTACTTTTAGAAGCCACAGATCCATCTTTGGTCCTAGCATCTTCTGTTCTACTTAGAATTCTAAAATCAAGAGTTGGTGCTGGGGATTTCCTCTGCGGGTTGGACTACTAGGCGTCTCTTCTTTAATGATTGTTTGAGATTATGTTGGACTACTAGCCGTTTTTTGGCATCAGTTCTTTTATGACTGCATTTGAAGTTGCTTGTTATTAATTAGGAACGGCTGCTTTTTATTACAGAGACCATGTATAAAGTGCAAGCTGATGTATTTACATAGAATTGTATCCCAGATACTAGTAGGTAGCTGGTTATGGTTGATTACTTTGATTTGTGACCGACTTGGATTTTTTGTATCTAGTTCTTATTGTGATTTGTGACACATGAACTAGCTTCCCCGAAGTTGAGGTAGAGCTTATACTGGCAAGTGCAGTTGTATACTGAATCAGTACATATCCCCTATTGCGTTTTTGTTCACATTATGCGTAATTATACAATGTTCTTTATTTGATGGTTTTAATTCTTCCATGCAAGGAAGTGAAATATATGGGAGGGAACTGGTGGATCTAAGGAAGGAGAGTAGATGGGAGTTCCTTAATACGCTCTTCTCTGTTTCAGAAGCAGTAGCTTATATGCAGGTTTTCAACTCTCTCTGATTTCATCTGTTACTTGGGAATATTTTTGGTTTTGGTTGGCTCCTGCCAAGTCATAATACTGTTAAGGCCAATATGGTGTTCGCAGTAATTAGTTTTTCCTCTACTTTGCCTCCTGGTTTATGCCGCTTGGTTTAATATTTCAGCTTTCTCTGTTTGTTTTATTTGATTAATTTGCTAATAATGTGTGAGCATGTTGCTTGTTGGATACTGTCGGGCGTGAGAATATGGTTTTTCCTTATAATCTTTTGGACAATATGGAAATGAGCAATACACCAATAGAAAGTAGATGTATGTAATAGACTGGAAAATCAGATGTGTGGAAATGAGGAAGAAAAATAGAATTTGAGGCAAAATTAGATAACTGGTCATGGTGGACAGTCCCTAAACTACAAGCTAAAACAAAGTAAAAAAACTCAACCAATTTCTTCTTACCCCCTCCGTAGCTGATCACCTCTATATATAGCCTTCTTATATCCTTTCCCTCTAACAAAGTATCTACCTCTTCCCACAAGCTAAATCTAACAGACTAGTTTGCATTACCCAAAAGTGCCCCATTCCCGTAGGCTAGTCAATTACAGTGTACACTACCTGCATAGAATTATTAGTTTTCATTTTTGTTAATTGATTCTTTTTATGTTGCAGCTGGTTGATAGGCTAGATAACGGAGCAGTTGAAGCTGAAGTTGGCACACTTGATTATAAGGGGCTTTACAAGGCAATGCTAAATCTTTTATTTATTAAGAAGCGgtttattataattttattaatttgtttgaCACTGAAATGTAATTTTTCAGGCCGTTGGAAAGGCCTTGTTCAGAGCACATGTCGAAGGACAGCTTAAGGTGCCTCATGTTTTGgttcattttttttaagttttctGAAAATGGTTGTAGAATTTTTAGCTGAATTTTCAAATTTGCCTGCAGAGTGAGATTATGTCAAAGCCTGAACTCTTTGTGGAGCCTGATCCAGAGCTGCCTTTGGCTCTCCTAGATCAAAAAGAGGtattgagtttttttttaaaaatgaagTGTTTCTTGTAAAAACATTATAAcaattacttcctccgttttaatttaattgtacCATTTGCCTTATTTGGAAGTTGCATATTAACTGCACTATTTCCTTTTATGGTATGGCTTCACATGCTTTTTCATGTGTTCAAACACCAAATACCCATTTTACCCTTATACACACTTTATATTCACTATCGTTACCTAtccttttctctctttttttgtttgttatcaCATGGCAATATTGATATTTActctttttcttaatttttgtcCCCAAACCAAATGGtgcaatttaaaaactgaaggAAGCATTAAATTAAATCTTATTGCCCGTGGTGAGGCTGTGATCTAATGATACCTCTACTTCATCCCATCAGGCTGGTAAAAAGCTTTTGCTGATAACCAACTCGGATTATCTTTATACTGACAAAATGATGCGACACTCCTTCAACCGGTTTCTTCCTAATGATATGGGTTGGCGAGATCTTTTTGACATGGTATGCTTATTTTGGATATTTCTGTATGTTTTGCACGTTCTGTACTTATAATGCTATGACACATAACTCTTTGAAAATTTTGGGTAGTAGTTGCCTTTTCTCGGAAATTAAGGCATGGACTCCAGCCATCTTTGATGTATATATTGTTGACTATTGACATCTATCCAACGGTCAAATCCTGGAAAGACTGTCATTAATGTGCTTGTTGAAATGCTGgtttttatcaaagttctataTCTGTGCACTTTTTTGATCCACGCTTTCCTTAAAGACATTGTTTCTGTGAGATATTACTGGGTTGTTGTCTACTTGTGCCCCCCTCCACCCCAAAAGGACTATGGTAATATTCTGCATGTACAATGGTTGAGCATTAGGATATCTTTCATAGGAGCCTAGTGTATCATATTTTCCGCGGGTTCATTTAATCCTCTAGTGGTTTAGTGCTATTTTATGCAGAACATAAAATAAACTACAAATGATGGTTTAGTAGTTGATCAAACCAAATTGTTTTACCCTCCAAACTGCACCACCAAAAACCATTCATGTTTAGGTTCTTACAAAACCAAATTAGAATGTTCTGATGAGAAAGCTTCAAAGTGACTTGAATTCTTGAAGAGGGGGTGGCTGGTAAAGACTTGAAGAGTGGATCTTTACTTTCTAGGTCTGTGGAAAATAAACCTTAGATCGGTAGTAGTATTTTCATATGAACCTAAAATGCCGGTTGCAGCTTTTTGTTAAGCTGTACAAGATCGTAAACTGTCATAATATTTATTTGTGGTCTACTCTGTTTTACATAATTTGGAAAACCAAACTGAAATTGTAGAACCGCGATGTGTACAAATAAAAAACTGTAAATCAAAGCAACCTGCAAAAGTTTGTTTGGCGCAGTTTATTTGTGGCTTAAACCATACATTTCTCTCCTCTGAGTAGATtgttcattttcaaatttttgCTGAACTACTACTGTCGTGGAATCTCTTCTTGTGTTTGTGGCGGAGCTTTATCATAAATATATTCTTTTGTAACTTGTTGCTTCATTGTCCTTTGCAGGTGATAGTCTCTGCCAGGAAACCAGAGTTTTTTCAAATGTCACACCCTATGTATGAAGTGGTAACTGGAGAAGGCTTAATGCGTCCTTGTTTTAAAGCATGTACAGGTGACGTCTGCACTTATGTTAGATTGTGAGTTTGTGTTACGCCAAAATGAAGTGACATGAATTTATTCTTCTGCTTTAAGTTCCAGTATCGAAGAAACTTAATGGGTGCTGATTAACAAAAACATGTactttcttttgagaattttgtTTAATATTTTGTTTCTAACAGCTTGGTAATGTTTTGATGTTTATTCAGGGGGTCTGTACTCAGGTGGTAGTGCCCAGATGGTTGAAAGCTCCCTTGGTGTTCAAGGAGATGAAATATTATATGTTGGTGACCACATATATACAGATGTAAGCCAATCCAAAGTGCACTTGCGGTGGCGTACAGCATTAATTTGTCGAGAACTGGAAGAAGAGGTTAACATATGTTTGAAGTCCAAATATTTTGACATTAGCAATTATTACCCAATCTAATATTCCTTATTTGCAGTATACTGCTTTGATTGGTAGCCGATCTCATCGAGCCTCTTTGATAGAGCTGATAAATCAGAAGGAAGTTCTTGGTGATCTTTTTAACCAACTTCGCCTTGCTCTTCAGAGGCGAATGAAAGATCGACCTGCTCAGGTATATTTCCATCTCTATTTCCTAGTTTAGCATGTCAAACACCTTTCCTTACATAGAAAGGAGAAATATGGTAATCACAATAAGGgagaattatttacacttatatTGCCAACTGTTGAAGGGTGAAAAGGTGATCTATTAGTTTTTTATATGCGTAGTTGATGACTTGATGTCACTGATATCCTAAATATTTCTTACAAATCCTTATGCTCATATTCTCACTCCCAGACCTCAGCATGGAAGTTTATAGCTGTCTCTCTGATGGACTTTGCTGAGTTGCAAACTTcatatttttactttttagttTCTAATGTTAATTTTGGATCATTTGAATGGAAATTCAAGGATTAAGTAATACTTTTATCTGTTTTATCTAATCATAGAAGTATGGCATTACAGACATTTGCTGCGACCAAACTGGATGATCAAGAACTCACAGAAAGCATGCAAAAACTGCTTATTGTCATGCAAAGATTAGATGAAAAGATTGCACCGATGTTGGAAACGGATGGAGAACTTTTCAATAAAAGGTGACAGATCTCGAGAGCTGTAGCCTGTAGGGCTGAATCTTGTAATTAGGGAGTTTTTTGTTCCAAGTTATGGAAAATGAATGACTGCCAATCTAAGTATATGGAGAGTGACTGTCTCTCCATCAGGTTGTGCTGCCTGTCGGGTTGGGCTGGGTGGCTGCTTTTGCTGATTAGTACTGTATTGCTGGTCTCACTAGAAAAATAACCTAGCAAATGAGATCAAATTCAGCTCTCAAGAAAAAACGTAAACTGGTTATATGAGATGATCTCCACAAGTATATTAGCTGACTACAGCCTTTACACATTGAAATTGTGTTACTAGTTCATGCCCTTCCATAGCAATGCAAGCGTAGTTTTTGGGACTGATTTGACAAGAATTTAACTATTGTTAACCCCTTGAATCAGGTGGGGTTTTATTTCTCGCGCAGGTCTGTGGGATAAAAGCCACTTGATGAGGCAAATTGAGAAGTAAGTTTCTTTCCCTGTGTTTGTTGAGGAAAGAGGGGTCTGCAGTTACTTTGTATTCTGGATTTTATCATTTTCTGATAACTTTCATATTCCTTGTTTTAATTTTTGCCTGACAATTGCAGATATGCTGATATTTATACATCTAGAGTTTCAAATTTCCTTCATTACACCCCGTTCATGTATTTCCGCTCACAGGAACAGGTAACTATTATCCTTCTGCCTGTAATATGTTACTGTGCATTTACATGTCATTTCTGTGCAAACTGAGATCTCTTTGGGAATTTATCTCTCACCACTTGTTCTCCGTCAGTTCCTTGCACTAGGATTACTATGGCAtttaaaaatcaataaatatagcaaatgcatgattgggattaacGTGATATTGACCATGCATCGATGTGGTTTACTTATCAGTGATGTGATACAGGGTGGAGAATTTACAAATGTATCCATAGTAATACGATGGTGACCGTTATGCGTTTCACAGGATTGCTATATTGAATAATCATGCTGTTTTTTCCACTATTAGGAAGAGTTTGATGTTCCCCTAAAAGTTCTTGAGTGCTGACCCCCATCCCCCTACTTTTCCCCCTTTCTGTTTGTTTAACTGCTTTGCAAGTCTTGTATCTTCTATTCAAATTCTCCGCAAATTTGATTTCTTGTAAATGTGTCCTTGGAAAACCTTCTGATATCTTGTATTCCTTTCTCGCCTGCAGAATCTAGCTCATGATTCCTATTCATTCTACTGCACACACTCTGATGAGGAATAGAACAGCATGTTCTCTATGTAATAGAAGAATCAATCTGACCTGACCAAGAACTTGAAACATCCTTAATTTAACTGGCGAACTTGATGTGGATATGTAGATGATGtaacattattattttatatactaCATAACAGATGTTCGACTAACAAACAGTCTTTATAAACATATGATTATGTAAAGGTGGTAGAAATGTAGAATTTGATTATGGGTTCAGCCTTGAGGAGTTTAGGACATGAAGTTATCAGTTCAATCTGTGTAAAATATATCTCCTTTTACCTCCTTCATTAGCTCTGGTTCTCCTTTTGAAGGAAATCGAGTTCAGCCATTCAGCCCAAATTTACGATACAGAGTTCCACTCCGGGCCCTGTACGGGTTCAGCCCTAGAAATTTCTTTGCTAATCAGATCGAGCTGAACTTatatgaaataaaattaaaccaAACATAAATATTTCGGAATATGTTCATGAACTTGCCCATCTAATAAGAGAGTAACAAAAATAAGTTGAAGTGATATCAATTTTGTGTCGTATTCTAATCAAGTTTATTTGAAGTTTACAATGAAACATCTATCACCTCATCctgattaattaaattataacaaaATAAGCTTAATATTCTTAAATGGTAAAATATTGTGTATGTGGGTATCATGTCGTTGTACTTGGTTGGAtatcatatacttcgtatttgcaGGTTCTTTGAGATAGCTTGTATTATTTGATCGGACACATTAAGTTTTCCCTCGACCCAAGAGTCTCCTGATGTATTTATACTACCACTCTTTAAATATGAAGTTCAGTTTGTTTAAATGGGAAGTTACGTCCTTTGTGAAATTTATCGGAAATGGTATTCCATCTTGTTAAGAGTTATAAACCAATGATAATAAGACAAAAGAGTTTGTCTTTATCTTTCTAGCAGTAGTATCTAATATAGGGGACAAAACCACTTGTGTTTCCCCTTCACCCACAACTAATGGGATTGTCCGATTTGTCCCTGATTTCTTCTTAAGGGAACAATTTAGTTTTTGCTCCCTCCCTACCCACACTGTCTCTTCTACatctctctctttttctctctcacaATAATTGCATTTCTAGCTATCCTGATGTCCATGTCAGAGGATGAGTGGCTTAGAAACCCCTAAAATTAGTGTCTTTCTGCTCAATTCAACAAGTTCATTGTAGCATTTTCTATCTCTACTTTGCTCTTTCTGTTATTTATTTCCCATCTTCATTTCTTTGGTACTTTGGTTGGTTATATAATCACATCATGTGCTCCCCATGCACTTTCTTGCAACTTCTTTTGCCTACATGTTATGTTTTACTTATGTGCTGATAACTTCTTCTCATATATTATCATGTTCAAGGTAATTTTTTTTCATGTATTGGAGTTTTAGACTGTATACATGACATCGGTTCACAGTAGGGTCATAAAACTAGCAAGTTGTGTGGATAAAAGTTTAGTTGAGTGGATATCATTGTAGTTGATAGTGAGAAGAAGAGCAGAAAAAATGGAGTGGGATTCAGAATCATGTGGTTGGAATGGTGTGAGTAAGTTAGAGATTGAAGACAACATCAGTTACCATCATCATCTGTCTCCATTAGCAGCAGGTTCAGTGGATCTGAAGCTGGGAAGATTAGGAGATGTGTCTATGGAAACCTTAAAGAATTCAAGTCCTTTAAACATagcttcttcttcctcttctcctTCACCGGTGTTGGCGCTTTCAAAGAGGGGAAGGCCACGCAATAGTGGAGCGCAAAATACAGTATTCTGCTCAGTTGATGGGTGTGCTTCTGGCCTAA
This genomic stretch from Spinacia oleracea cultivar Varoflay chromosome 3, BTI_SOV_V1, whole genome shotgun sequence harbors:
- the LOC110792412 gene encoding uncharacterized protein codes for the protein MQLPLQWQAATLSTMAASPSLTPTFYPLYSFPVTSRKPAACRCVSGEKAAVAAGPAFSVTPKNKSDVDYLGESTKGDFNVNFDGFVGERHVGMDRPIEELATLEADEAEKLLRDLGMPAPFSATRSPRGIFCTRTLNLRSISAIGYDMDYTLIHYNVMAWEGRAYDYCMENLRNVGFPVDGLAFDPNLVIRGLVIDKEKGNLVKADRFGYIKRAMHGTTMLSTKAVSEIYGRELVDLRKESRWEFLNTLFSVSEAVAYMQLVDRLDNGAVEAEVGTLDYKGLYKAVGKALFRAHVEGQLKSEIMSKPELFVEPDPELPLALLDQKEAGKKLLLITNSDYLYTDKMMRHSFNRFLPNDMGWRDLFDMVIVSARKPEFFQMSHPMYEVVTGEGLMRPCFKACTGGLYSGGSAQMVESSLGVQGDEILYVGDHIYTDVSQSKVHLRWRTALICRELEEEYTALIGSRSHRASLIELINQKEVLGDLFNQLRLALQRRMKDRPAQTFAATKLDDQELTESMQKLLIVMQRLDEKIAPMLETDGELFNKRWGFISRAGLWDKSHLMRQIEKYADIYTSRVSNFLHYTPFMYFRSQEQNLAHDSYSFYCTHSDEE